The Bradyrhizobium ottawaense genome window below encodes:
- a CDS encoding aldose epimerase family protein — translation MAASKITKDIFGTLPDGRKVERIVLRGEGDFEARIITHGAVIQALIAPDVKGGHDDVVLGHDAFAGYLAERKFLGATVGRYANRIAKGQFSLDGETVQLPVNNGPNALHGGLDGFDRKLWQIAEIDDGAEPAVTLTYVSPHGEENYPGQLDVRLTYRVTGPTELSLSMEARTDRPTIVNLTNHSFFNLEGATSGTPILDHRLTVAAEHFLAIDPTAIPLPGPPRAVAGTPFDFREPRQVGERIRQSDEQLQSGRGYDHTYCLARDGKLALAARLEAPRSGRVMELFTDQPGVQVYSGNYLDGTISGKGGKLIRQSDAMCLEPHIWPDAPNRPDFPSPRLDPGGAYRHHTVYRFGVRTS, via the coding sequence ATGGCCGCATCAAAAATCACAAAAGACATCTTCGGCACACTGCCTGACGGTCGCAAGGTCGAGCGCATCGTGCTGCGCGGCGAGGGCGACTTCGAGGCGCGCATCATCACCCACGGCGCGGTGATCCAGGCGCTGATTGCGCCGGATGTGAAGGGCGGTCATGACGACGTCGTGCTCGGCCATGACGCGTTCGCCGGCTATCTCGCGGAGCGAAAGTTCCTTGGGGCCACCGTCGGCCGCTATGCCAACCGCATTGCCAAGGGGCAGTTCTCGCTCGACGGCGAGACGGTGCAACTTCCCGTCAACAACGGGCCGAACGCGCTGCACGGCGGCCTCGATGGATTCGACCGCAAGCTCTGGCAGATTGCGGAGATCGACGACGGCGCCGAGCCCGCGGTGACGCTGACCTATGTCAGTCCGCATGGCGAGGAGAATTATCCCGGCCAGCTCGATGTCCGCCTGACCTATCGCGTCACCGGCCCGACCGAATTGTCGTTGAGCATGGAGGCGCGGACCGACCGTCCCACCATCGTCAACCTGACCAACCACAGCTTCTTCAATCTGGAAGGCGCAACGTCAGGCACGCCCATTCTCGATCACAGGCTGACGGTTGCCGCCGAACATTTCCTCGCCATCGATCCCACCGCCATTCCGCTGCCCGGACCGCCGCGCGCGGTGGCCGGCACGCCGTTCGACTTCCGGGAGCCTCGGCAGGTTGGCGAGCGCATCCGGCAGAGCGATGAGCAATTGCAGAGCGGCAGGGGTTACGACCACACCTACTGCCTCGCGCGCGACGGCAAGCTCGCACTTGCTGCCCGGCTGGAGGCACCGCGCTCGGGGCGCGTCATGGAGCTGTTCACCGATCAGCCCGGCGTTCAGGTTTATTCCGGCAACTATCTCGATGGCACGATTTCGGGGAAGGGCGGCAAGCTGATCCGGCAATCGGATGCCATGTGCCTGGAGCCGCACATCTGGCCTGACGCGCCGAACCGGCCGGATTTTCCGAGCCCGCGCCTCGATCCCGGCGGAGCCTATCGGCACCACACGGTCTATCGCTTCGGTGTGAGGACGTCATGA
- a CDS encoding cytochrome c oxidase subunit 3 family protein, producing the protein MSATDCEQQGTGWGILEDLPGDPMIWVLIFSELAAFGLFLGAFVIARALHPAVFAAGQASLDAQLAGINTIVLVTSGWAAARGAAAARAGESRRARGWLFGAMALGVVFIAVKLFEYAGEIALGNGLETSPFFTLYFLLTGFHLLHVGLGIVILAVVSRGARAAGVETGTAFWHMVDLLWIVMFPIIYLVHP; encoded by the coding sequence ATGTCGGCAACGGATTGCGAACAACAGGGAACCGGTTGGGGAATCCTGGAAGATCTTCCCGGTGATCCCATGATCTGGGTGCTGATCTTCAGCGAACTCGCCGCCTTCGGCCTGTTCCTTGGCGCTTTCGTCATCGCGCGCGCGCTTCACCCGGCGGTCTTCGCGGCCGGTCAGGCCAGTCTCGATGCGCAGCTGGCCGGAATCAACACCATCGTGCTCGTGACCAGCGGCTGGGCTGCCGCGCGCGGGGCGGCTGCTGCACGGGCGGGCGAAAGCCGGCGTGCGCGCGGCTGGCTGTTCGGCGCCATGGCGCTTGGCGTCGTCTTCATCGCGGTCAAGCTGTTCGAATATGCCGGCGAGATCGCGTTAGGAAACGGCTTGGAGACCAGCCCGTTCTTCACGCTGTACTTCCTCCTCACCGGCTTCCATCTCCTGCATGTCGGCCTCGGCATCGTGATTCTGGCCGTAGTGTCCCGGGGTGCCCGAGCGGCGGGCGTCGAGACCGGAACGGCTTTCTGGCACATGGTCGACCTGCTCTGGATCGTCATGTTTCCCATCATCTATCTGGTGCACCCGTGA
- the mmsB gene encoding multiple monosaccharide ABC transporter permease: protein MTDKTVSLPEERRHGSFIKNNLRNYGMLMSLIAIMLFFQVMTGGTLLQPLNLTNLVLQNSYIVIMALGMLLVIVTGHIDLSVGSVAGFVGAVAAVLMVTYKIDYTLAFIACLLLGAAIGAAQGYWVAFFGIPSFIVTLAGMLVFKGLALAVLQGQSLGPFPATFQKLSSGFIPELLPEAGTLHPTSMLIGAVLALGLVYASAKGRSREQSHGIEVEPYAFFLGKSVLLACAVLYFTYLIASHRGLPNVLVIMTALIALYGFVTRRTVIGRQVYAVGGNAKAAKLSGVKTERLTFLTFVNMGVLAALAGLVFAARLNTATPKAGLGFELDVIAACFIGGASAYGGVGRVGGAVVGAMIMGVMNNGMSILGIGIDYQQVIKGLVLLGAVCIDVYNQRR from the coding sequence ATGACCGACAAGACGGTATCGCTGCCCGAGGAGCGCCGGCACGGCAGCTTCATCAAGAACAATTTGCGCAACTACGGCATGTTGATGTCGTTGATCGCGATCATGCTGTTCTTCCAGGTCATGACCGGCGGCACGCTGCTGCAGCCGCTCAATCTGACCAACCTGGTGCTGCAGAACAGCTACATCGTCATCATGGCGCTCGGCATGCTGCTGGTCATCGTCACCGGCCATATCGACCTGTCGGTCGGCTCGGTCGCCGGCTTCGTCGGCGCGGTGGCCGCCGTGCTGATGGTGACCTACAAGATCGACTACACGCTCGCCTTCATCGCCTGCCTGTTGCTGGGGGCGGCGATCGGCGCGGCGCAGGGCTATTGGGTGGCCTTCTTTGGCATTCCATCCTTCATCGTGACCCTGGCGGGCATGCTGGTGTTCAAGGGCCTCGCGCTCGCGGTGCTGCAGGGGCAGTCGCTCGGCCCGTTCCCGGCGACCTTCCAGAAGCTGTCGTCGGGCTTCATTCCGGAACTGCTGCCCGAAGCCGGCACGCTGCATCCGACCTCCATGCTGATCGGTGCCGTGCTCGCGCTCGGGCTCGTCTATGCCAGTGCCAAGGGCCGTTCGCGCGAGCAATCGCATGGCATCGAGGTCGAGCCCTACGCGTTCTTCCTGGGGAAGAGCGTTCTGCTCGCCTGCGCCGTGCTCTATTTCACCTATCTGATCGCCTCGCATCGCGGCCTGCCGAACGTGCTGGTCATCATGACCGCGTTGATCGCGCTCTATGGCTTCGTCACCCGGCGCACCGTGATCGGCCGGCAAGTCTACGCGGTCGGCGGCAATGCGAAGGCGGCAAAACTGTCGGGCGTCAAGACCGAACGGCTGACCTTCCTCACCTTCGTCAACATGGGCGTGCTGGCCGCGCTCGCCGGCCTCGTCTTCGCCGCGCGCCTCAACACCGCGACGCCGAAGGCGGGATTGGGTTTCGAGCTCGACGTCATCGCCGCCTGCTTCATCGGCGGCGCCTCGGCCTATGGCGGGGTCGGGCGCGTCGGCGGCGCCGTGGTCGGCGCCATGATCATGGGCGTGATGAACAACGGCATGTCCATCCTCGGCATCGGCATCGACTACCAGCAGGTGATCAAGGGCCTGGTGCTGCTCGGGGCGGTGTGTATCGACGTGTATAACCAGCGGCGGTAG
- a CDS encoding cytochrome C oxidase subunit IV family protein, giving the protein MPDRLDITWIVLIGLALATILVPPLVSRALFANALLLTFAALKGRRIVLDFLDLRSAPALWRGSVSAWVFIVVLFAWLASAVVALI; this is encoded by the coding sequence ATTCCGGATCGTCTCGACATCACCTGGATCGTGTTGATCGGCCTTGCGCTCGCGACCATTCTGGTCCCGCCGCTGGTGTCGCGTGCCTTGTTCGCCAATGCCCTGCTGCTGACGTTCGCCGCCCTCAAGGGTCGCCGTATCGTGCTCGATTTCCTCGATCTTCGCTCAGCGCCGGCGCTTTGGCGCGGCAGCGTCAGCGCCTGGGTCTTCATCGTGGTGCTGTTTGCCTGGCTCGCATCGGCCGTCGTTGCCTTGATCTGA
- a CDS encoding FadR/GntR family transcriptional regulator — translation MTSRIVVIPTRRAHSNHAEVARSIGIDIIAGRYAEGTRLPGDAEMIAMFGVSRPVLRESVKTLVAKGLLTTKARVGTVVRERAAWNMFDADVLAWHLDAGIDKRFLNDLAEIRLAVEPRAAMLAAAQRSEEDLAELRRSMDRMRLEASDSVGFADADLALHVAVARASGNLFMRSIGHVIEAALRASFLLSAPVELEDRDTVLLWHQKIVDAIAAGDAEAASEAMIFVIHNGMHRHEGTVIETAPASVESGEGS, via the coding sequence ATGACATCGCGCATCGTCGTCATCCCGACGCGGCGGGCTCACTCCAACCATGCGGAGGTCGCCCGCTCGATCGGCATCGACATCATCGCCGGCCGCTACGCCGAGGGTACTCGCCTGCCTGGTGATGCCGAGATGATCGCGATGTTCGGCGTGTCGCGGCCGGTGCTGCGGGAGAGCGTGAAGACCCTGGTCGCCAAGGGCCTGCTGACCACCAAGGCGCGCGTCGGCACCGTCGTACGCGAACGCGCCGCCTGGAACATGTTCGACGCCGACGTCCTGGCCTGGCATCTGGACGCCGGCATCGACAAGCGTTTCCTCAACGACCTCGCCGAGATCCGTCTCGCGGTCGAGCCGCGCGCGGCGATGCTGGCGGCCGCGCAGCGGTCGGAGGAGGACCTGGCCGAGCTTCGGCGCAGCATGGACCGCATGCGGCTCGAAGCGTCCGATTCGGTCGGCTTTGCCGATGCCGACCTCGCACTCCACGTCGCCGTGGCGCGCGCCTCCGGCAACCTGTTCATGCGCTCGATCGGTCACGTCATCGAGGCCGCGCTTCGCGCCTCGTTCCTGCTGAGTGCGCCGGTCGAATTGGAAGACCGCGACACGGTGCTGCTCTGGCACCAGAAGATCGTCGATGCCATTGCGGCCGGCGATGCGGAGGCCGCCTCTGAGGCGATGATTTTCGTCATTCATAACGGCATGCATCGCCATGAGGGCACGGTCATCGAGACCGCACCGGCCTCCGTGGAATCTGGAGAGGGATCGTGA
- the chvE gene encoding multiple monosaccharide ABC transporter substrate-binding protein — protein MLKLKTTFLALALAGAATMATGLTASAQDKATVGIAMPTKSSARWIDDGNNMVKVLKERGYNTDLQYAEDDIPNQLSQVENMVTKGAKALVIAAIDGTTLSDVLKQAKAKGITVIAYDRLIRGTPNVDYYATFDNFQVGVLQAQSIEQGLGLKDGKGPFNIELFGGSPDDNNAYFFYNGAMSVLKPYIDSGKLVVASGQMGMDKVATLRWDGATAQARMDNLLSAYYGNKKINAVLSPYDGISIGIISSLKGVGYGSADQPMPIISGQDAEVPSIKAMLRGDQYSTIFKDTRDLAKVTADMVDAALAGKQVAVNDTKTYENGVKTVPSYLLKPVVVYKDNWEKVLVESGYYKKSQFQ, from the coding sequence ATGCTGAAACTGAAGACGACATTCCTCGCACTGGCGCTGGCCGGCGCTGCGACGATGGCCACAGGCCTCACCGCCTCCGCCCAAGACAAGGCGACCGTCGGCATCGCGATGCCGACCAAATCGTCGGCGCGCTGGATCGACGACGGCAACAACATGGTCAAGGTGCTGAAGGAGCGCGGCTACAACACCGACTTGCAATATGCCGAGGATGATATCCCGAACCAGCTCTCGCAGGTCGAGAACATGGTGACCAAGGGCGCGAAAGCCCTGGTGATCGCCGCGATCGACGGCACCACGCTGTCCGACGTGCTCAAGCAGGCCAAGGCCAAAGGCATCACCGTGATCGCCTATGACCGCCTGATCCGCGGCACGCCGAACGTCGACTATTACGCGACCTTCGACAATTTCCAGGTCGGCGTGCTCCAGGCGCAGTCGATCGAGCAGGGGCTCGGGCTGAAGGACGGCAAGGGCCCGTTCAACATCGAGCTGTTCGGCGGCTCGCCCGACGACAACAACGCCTACTTCTTCTACAACGGGGCGATGAGCGTGCTGAAGCCCTATATCGACAGCGGCAAGCTCGTCGTCGCCTCGGGCCAGATGGGCATGGACAAGGTCGCGACGCTCCGCTGGGACGGCGCCACTGCCCAGGCCCGCATGGACAATCTGCTCAGCGCCTACTACGGCAACAAGAAGATCAACGCCGTGCTCTCGCCCTATGACGGCATCTCGATCGGCATCATCTCCTCGCTGAAGGGCGTCGGCTACGGCAGCGCCGATCAGCCGATGCCGATCATTTCGGGGCAGGACGCCGAGGTGCCCTCGATCAAGGCGATGCTGCGCGGCGACCAGTACTCGACCATCTTCAAGGACACCCGCGACCTCGCCAAGGTGACCGCCGACATGGTCGACGCCGCGCTGGCCGGCAAGCAGGTCGCGGTCAACGACACCAAGACCTACGAGAACGGTGTCAAGACCGTGCCGTCCTACCTGCTCAAGCCGGTCGTGGTCTACAAGGACAATTGGGAGAAGGTGCTGGTTGAGAGCGGCTACTACAAGAAGTCGCAGTTCCAGTAG
- a CDS encoding c-type cytochrome, protein MAERLTKSAARNVFYGGSAFFFAIFIGLTAHSHYYMATTSTDAKTLTSSVARGKHVWEKNSCINCHTLLGEGAYFAPEVGNVWDRWGGNEDPAAARETLKAWMQSQPSGAEGRRQMPQFNLTDQELNDLADFLQWTSTIKRQSWPPNKAG, encoded by the coding sequence ATGGCTGAACGCCTGACCAAGTCGGCCGCTCGAAATGTCTTCTACGGCGGTTCGGCCTTCTTCTTCGCCATTTTCATAGGGCTGACGGCGCACAGCCATTACTACATGGCCACGACCTCGACCGACGCGAAGACGCTGACGTCGTCGGTCGCCCGCGGCAAGCATGTGTGGGAGAAGAACTCCTGCATCAACTGCCACACGCTGCTGGGCGAGGGCGCCTATTTCGCCCCAGAGGTCGGCAACGTCTGGGATCGCTGGGGCGGCAACGAGGATCCGGCCGCCGCGCGCGAGACGCTGAAGGCCTGGATGCAATCGCAGCCCTCGGGCGCGGAGGGCCGGCGGCAGATGCCGCAGTTCAACCTGACCGACCAGGAACTCAACGATCTCGCTGACTTCCTGCAATGGACCAGCACGATCAAGCGTCAGAGCTGGCCGCCGAACAAGGCGGGCTGA
- a CDS encoding SMP-30/gluconolactonase/LRE family protein, which produces MEQVPTSVLSDDPCHLGEGPTYDVTTDTAWWFDIREGRLFEAQLGSGSIRVHALGRMASALGRIDAERQLIVAEDGLYIRKLADGAMTLFCPLEADNPATRSNDCRVHQSGTFWIGTMGKKAEPKAGAIYALHRGKISTLFPGISIPNSICFSPDGAIGYFTDTARAVLYAVPLNPATGLPRGEPEVLLRHTGIGGLDGSVCDADGKIWNACWGASRIDVYSPQGEPLRSLSVPAKQASSPAFVGSDLSRLLVTSAWQDMDAAARAADPQAGCTFLLEASARGRAEPDVKLA; this is translated from the coding sequence ATGGAACAGGTGCCGACATCAGTTCTCTCGGACGATCCCTGCCATCTCGGCGAGGGCCCGACCTATGACGTGACCACCGATACGGCGTGGTGGTTCGACATCCGCGAAGGACGGCTGTTCGAGGCGCAACTCGGCAGCGGCAGCATCCGCGTCCATGCGCTCGGCCGGATGGCGAGCGCGCTCGGGCGCATCGATGCCGAGCGCCAGTTGATCGTCGCCGAGGACGGTCTGTATATCCGCAAGCTTGCCGACGGCGCCATGACGCTGTTCTGTCCGCTCGAGGCGGACAATCCTGCCACGCGCTCCAATGATTGCCGTGTGCACCAGTCCGGCACGTTCTGGATCGGCACCATGGGCAAGAAGGCCGAGCCGAAGGCGGGGGCGATCTACGCGCTCCATCGCGGCAAGATCTCGACGCTGTTTCCCGGCATCAGCATTCCCAACTCGATTTGCTTCTCGCCGGATGGCGCCATTGGCTATTTCACCGACACTGCGCGTGCCGTGCTCTATGCAGTCCCGCTCAATCCCGCGACCGGCCTGCCGCGCGGCGAGCCGGAGGTGCTGCTGCGCCACACCGGCATCGGCGGCCTCGATGGCTCGGTGTGCGATGCCGACGGAAAGATCTGGAATGCCTGCTGGGGCGCGAGCCGTATCGATGTCTATTCTCCGCAAGGCGAGCCTCTGCGCTCACTGAGCGTGCCGGCGAAGCAGGCGAGCTCTCCGGCTTTCGTCGGTTCCGATCTGTCGCGCCTCCTTGTCACGTCAGCGTGGCAGGATATGGACGCGGCAGCGCGCGCCGCCGATCCGCAAGCCGGTTGCACGTTTCTATTGGAGGCATCCGCGCGCGGTCGCGCGGAGCCCGACGTCAAGCTCGCATAG
- a CDS encoding Gfo/Idh/MocA family protein has protein sequence MTELRIAIVGFGKIARDQHVGAIAAVPGAALAAIASRNASLPGLPHFATIEELLEKGPPIDAVSLCTPPQVRRAQAAAALAAGKHVMLEKPPGIGVAELDPLVAMAAEAKRTLFATWHSRHAPAVEPARQWLAERRIKSVHVSWKEDVRVWHPGQGWIWEPGGLGVFDPGINALSILTKILPKPVFVTAAELAFPANCQAPIAANLTLTDIDGLAVTAEFDFRQTGPQSWDILVDTDQGRMTLSSGGARLEVDGKVLAEAPDEEYRGLYRRFVELAATGASDVDLTPLRLVADAFLLGRRTVVEPFVD, from the coding sequence GTGACGGAACTTCGCATCGCCATCGTCGGCTTCGGCAAGATCGCGCGTGACCAGCATGTCGGCGCAATCGCCGCCGTGCCGGGCGCGGCGCTGGCGGCCATTGCCAGCCGTAACGCCTCGCTGCCAGGACTGCCGCATTTCGCGACCATCGAGGAGCTGCTGGAAAAGGGACCGCCGATCGATGCGGTCTCGCTCTGCACACCGCCGCAGGTGCGTCGCGCGCAGGCTGCCGCGGCGCTCGCCGCCGGCAAGCATGTCATGCTGGAGAAGCCGCCGGGCATCGGTGTCGCCGAGCTCGATCCGCTTGTAGCGATGGCGGCAGAGGCAAAGCGCACCCTGTTTGCGACCTGGCATTCGCGCCATGCGCCGGCGGTCGAGCCCGCGCGGCAATGGCTCGCTGAGCGACGCATCAAGTCGGTGCACGTCAGCTGGAAGGAGGATGTTCGCGTCTGGCATCCCGGTCAGGGCTGGATCTGGGAACCAGGCGGCCTCGGCGTGTTCGATCCCGGCATCAACGCGCTGTCGATCCTGACCAAAATCCTGCCGAAGCCCGTGTTCGTCACCGCGGCCGAGTTGGCGTTTCCCGCCAATTGCCAGGCACCGATTGCGGCGAACCTGACGCTGACGGACATCGACGGCCTTGCTGTCACCGCCGAGTTCGATTTCCGCCAGACCGGACCGCAGAGCTGGGATATCCTCGTCGATACCGACCAGGGCCGGATGACTTTGTCCAGCGGTGGCGCGCGGTTGGAGGTCGACGGCAAGGTGCTTGCCGAGGCGCCCGATGAGGAATATCGCGGGCTCTACCGGCGCTTCGTCGAGCTCGCGGCGACCGGCGCAAGCGACGTCGATCTGACGCCGCTTCGCCTCGTTGCCGACGCCTTCCTGCTCGGCAGGCGCACCGTCGTCGAACCGTTTGTGGATTAG
- the mmsA gene encoding multiple monosaccharide ABC transporter ATP-binding protein codes for MTAMLEMRNVSKSFAGVQALRDVNFSVHAGQIHALVGENGAGKSTLMKVLSGVYPHGSYEGTIVFDGEERRFRDINDSEALGIIIIHQELALIPLMSIAENIFLSHPPSKLGVIDRDKVYRRTRDLLAQVGLKESPDTLITDLGVGKQQLVEIAKALSKRVRMLILDEPTASLNEADSAALLERLMAFREQGIGSILISHKLNEVAKVADHITVLRDGRTVDSIDCRAEPIQEDRIIRSMVNRDMAHRFPERSVKIGEPVLDVANWSVYHPIHPERQVIKNVRFGVRRGEVVGIAGLMGAGRTEFAMSLFGRSWGTNISGSIRLEGRDMVLPSVAAAIDAGLAYVTEDRKQLGLILADDVRKNITLASLDQVAPKRVIDDIAELKIASDYRTRMRIRCSDVYQETGQLSGGNQQKVVLSKWLMTDPKVLILDEPTRGIDVGAKYEIYCIINELAEAGRGVVVISSEMPELLGICDRICVMNDGAFVGEFKGADATQEKIMRAIMRNERNIGNAAPAAAEMGGMQP; via the coding sequence ATGACCGCCATGCTGGAGATGCGCAACGTCAGCAAGAGCTTTGCCGGCGTGCAGGCGCTGCGCGACGTCAACTTCTCGGTTCACGCCGGGCAAATCCACGCGCTCGTCGGCGAGAACGGCGCCGGAAAGTCGACGCTGATGAAGGTGCTCAGCGGGGTCTACCCGCATGGCAGCTACGAGGGCACCATCGTCTTCGACGGTGAGGAGCGGCGCTTCCGCGACATCAACGATTCCGAGGCGCTCGGCATCATCATCATCCACCAGGAGCTGGCGCTGATCCCGCTGATGTCGATCGCCGAGAACATCTTCCTGTCGCATCCGCCGTCGAAGCTCGGCGTCATCGACCGCGACAAGGTCTACCGTCGTACACGTGATCTGCTGGCACAGGTCGGCCTGAAGGAATCCCCGGACACCCTGATCACCGATCTCGGCGTCGGCAAGCAGCAGCTTGTCGAGATCGCGAAGGCGCTGTCCAAGCGGGTGCGGATGCTGATCCTGGACGAGCCGACCGCGAGCCTCAACGAGGCCGACAGCGCCGCGCTGCTCGAACGCCTGATGGCGTTCCGCGAGCAGGGCATCGGCTCGATCCTGATCTCGCACAAGCTCAACGAGGTCGCCAAGGTCGCCGACCACATCACCGTGCTCCGCGACGGCCGCACCGTCGACAGCATCGATTGTCGCGCCGAGCCGATCCAGGAAGACCGCATCATCCGCAGCATGGTCAATCGCGACATGGCTCACCGTTTCCCGGAGCGCAGCGTGAAGATCGGCGAGCCTGTGCTCGACGTCGCGAACTGGTCGGTCTATCACCCCATCCATCCCGAGCGGCAGGTGATCAAGAACGTCCGTTTCGGCGTCAGGCGCGGCGAGGTCGTCGGCATTGCTGGACTGATGGGCGCCGGCCGCACTGAATTCGCCATGAGCCTGTTCGGCCGTTCCTGGGGCACCAATATCAGCGGCAGCATCCGGCTCGAAGGCAGAGACATGGTGCTGCCGAGCGTCGCGGCGGCGATCGACGCCGGCCTTGCCTACGTCACCGAGGACCGCAAGCAGCTCGGCCTGATCCTGGCCGACGACGTCCGCAAGAACATCACGCTCGCCAGCCTCGATCAGGTCGCACCTAAACGCGTGATCGACGACATCGCCGAGCTGAAGATCGCCAGCGACTATCGCACCCGCATGCGCATCCGCTGCTCCGACGTCTACCAGGAGACCGGCCAGCTCTCCGGCGGCAACCAGCAGAAGGTTGTGCTGTCGAAATGGCTGATGACCGACCCAAAGGTGCTGATCCTGGACGAGCCGACAAGGGGCATCGACGTCGGTGCCAAATACGAGATTTACTGTATCATCAACGAGCTGGCGGAAGCCGGCCGCGGCGTCGTGGTGATCTCCTCGGAGATGCCCGAGCTGCTCGGCATCTGCGACCGGATTTGCGTCATGAACGACGGCGCCTTCGTCGGCGAGTTCAAGGGTGCGGACGCGACGCAGGAAAAGATCATGCGCGCCATCATGCGCAACGAACGAAACATTGGGAACGCCGCGCCCGCGGCCGCGGAAATGGGAGGAATGCAGCCATGA
- a CDS encoding cbb3-type cytochrome c oxidase subunit I, translating into MKYQTQKVAMLYFYGALTLFLAQVVFGLLAGTIYVLPNTLSTLLPFNIVRMIHTNALIVWSLIGFMGATYYLLPEETENELYSPLLAKIQFWMFFGAAGVAVVGYLFHYHEGREFLEQPFIIKVGIVVVCLMFLFNVTMTALKGRKTTVTNILLFGLWGVAIFFLFAFYNPANLAVDKMYWWYVVHLWVEGVWELIMASVLAYLMIKLNGIDREVVEKWLYVIIGLALFSGILGTGHHFYWIGAPGYWQWIGSLFSTLEVAPFFTMVIFTVQMTWKAGRKHPNRAALLWSVGCSVMAFLGAGVWGFLHTLSSVNYYTHGTQVTAAHGHLAFFGAYVMLNLSVMAYAIPQIKGRAPYNQWLSMTSFWIMCTAMMTMTFALTFAGVVQVHLQRVLGQGYMDVQDQLAMFYWVRLGSGVFVAISALMFVWAVLVPGREKQAIIPAVLQPAE; encoded by the coding sequence ATGAAGTACCAAACCCAGAAAGTCGCGATGCTGTATTTCTACGGCGCGCTGACCCTCTTCCTGGCCCAGGTCGTGTTCGGCCTGCTCGCCGGGACCATCTACGTCCTACCCAATACGCTGTCGACGCTGCTGCCGTTCAACATCGTCAGGATGATCCACACCAACGCGCTGATCGTGTGGTCGCTGATCGGCTTCATGGGCGCGACCTACTATCTGCTCCCGGAAGAGACCGAGAATGAGCTCTATAGCCCGCTGCTGGCGAAGATCCAGTTCTGGATGTTCTTCGGCGCAGCCGGCGTCGCCGTGGTCGGCTATCTCTTCCACTACCACGAGGGCCGTGAGTTCCTCGAACAGCCCTTCATCATCAAGGTCGGCATCGTCGTCGTCTGCCTGATGTTCCTGTTCAACGTCACGATGACGGCGCTGAAGGGCCGCAAGACCACGGTCACCAACATCCTGTTGTTCGGCTTGTGGGGCGTTGCGATCTTCTTCCTGTTCGCCTTCTACAACCCGGCGAACCTTGCCGTCGACAAGATGTACTGGTGGTACGTCGTCCATCTCTGGGTCGAGGGCGTCTGGGAGCTGATCATGGCCTCCGTGCTCGCCTATCTCATGATCAAGCTTAACGGCATCGATCGTGAGGTCGTCGAGAAGTGGCTCTACGTCATCATCGGCCTTGCCCTGTTCTCCGGCATTCTCGGCACCGGCCATCACTTCTACTGGATCGGCGCGCCCGGTTACTGGCAGTGGATCGGCTCGCTGTTCTCCACGCTCGAAGTCGCGCCGTTCTTCACCATGGTGATCTTCACCGTGCAGATGACCTGGAAGGCCGGCCGCAAGCATCCGAACCGTGCTGCGCTGTTGTGGTCGGTCGGCTGCTCGGTGATGGCGTTCCTAGGGGCCGGCGTCTGGGGCTTCCTGCACACGCTGTCCTCGGTGAACTACTACACCCACGGCACCCAGGTCACCGCCGCGCACGGCCATCTCGCCTTCTTCGGCGCCTATGTGATGCTGAACCTGTCGGTGATGGCCTATGCGATCCCGCAGATCAAGGGACGCGCGCCCTATAACCAATGGCTCTCCATGACGAGCTTCTGGATCATGTGCACAGCCATGATGACCATGACCTTCGCGCTGACCTTCGCCGGCGTGGTCCAGGTCCATCTCCAGCGCGTGCTCGGCCAGGGCTACATGGACGTGCAGGACCAGCTCGCGATGTTCTACTGGGTCCGGCTCGGCTCCGGCGTGTTCGTCGCGATCTCCGCGCTGATGTTCGTGTGGGCCGTGCTGGTGCCGGGCCGCGAGAAGCAGGCGATCATTCCCGCCGTGCTGCAGCCGGCCGAGTAA